TAATATTCAGGTAGTAGACGCCGACGCCGAAAACCGACGGTCCCATGAGGAGGGCAATCTTGCGCACGGCAGGGTGTCCGGGGTCGAAGCGGGGACGAATGGGAAACCCTTTGCGCCAGAGGGTCGGAAGTTGGAGTGCCAGTTGCAGGAAGCCTCCGATGATAACCCCCACCGCCAGGGCGGTGATCGGCACCTGGAAGCTGTCGTGGAGCAGCCATGCACAAAGAATCATGGATATATTAAGGAAAACGGTGGAAATGGCCGGGGTGAAAAAGTGACGGACGGTATTTAGAATCCCCATGCAAAGGGCCACGAGGCTGATGAAAAAGATGTACGGAAACATGAGCCGGTTCAGGAACACTGTCAGTTCGAACTTGGCAGGATCGGCCTTGAATCCGGGGAACATGAGAGAAACTATCGCCGGCGATAGCATGATACCTATCAGTGTAACAGCCGCCATGACGATAGTGAGGATTGTGAAACAGGTATTGGCCAGCTCCCGCGCCTCTTCCTCCCCTTTCCGGGTAAGCCACTCGGAAAACGTGGGAACAAAAGCCGAGGTGAGTGCCCCTTCGGCAAAAAACCTGCGAAGCATGTTAGGAATCTGAAACGCGGCAAAAAAAGCGTCGGTGGCAAGACCTGCCCCGAAAAGACGCGACACCGCCATGTCGCGCACCATTCCCAGAACACGCGACAGGGTCGTCGCAAAACCGAGCACGCCTGCTGCCCGGACAATCTGCTTCTTTTCTGACATGCACCCTCCAGGGGGGCTAAGAACTTGTCCGTAAACAACTGCCGCGAGGACCGCGCCCGGACTTGGGGCAGATTTGACTTGACCGATTGAGCAAAACCGCAGTCGTAGTAAGGCTACGTTGAGGATTTTGCGATTGAGGCCGAGGCAAAGATGCCGTAAATACGGGATGCGGGACCGCAAAGCTTATTTACGGACAAGTTCTAAGTATGAAATTGCAAACAACGGGTTTATGTATCACAAATACAGGGGGGAGCGGTAAGGGTTTCATCCCGTCGAACCGGGGCAGGACATGACCCGAGATACTGCAAGCGGAAACGGCTTCATCCTTCGCGGTATTCTCCGGCAGCAGACGCCGGAAAGATTTCGGCGATTATCCCGTCCAGGAGGCGGCCCAACTCGCCGGGAGACGCTACGCGGGGACGGCATGCGCCGGCAGCGCAAACGCTTGCAGTCATTCCATCAATCCCGGCAGGTTCTTTCTTAAGAACCAGCCCCGGCACAAATCTTCTGCCGATCTCAGAAAGCATGGCGTGAAGCTCGCCTTTTCCACCTCCGGCGATGATCACCTCCACCACCGGTCGCAGGAGCAGATCCAGTGCCATGAGGGTCTGTAGATGAGCTGTAGGCTGGCTCCCGGCACCGGCAATAAAAGCACGGACGATTTCCTCTCCGCTTTTCGTAAACTGTTCATCATCAACAATCCTGCCGAGCCTGACAAGACCGGCAGCGGCCAGCCCGTTGCCAGAGGGGATCACTCCGTCATAGGCCTGGCGTCCCCGCAATAGAACCGTGTCGGCATCATTCCCCGTGTCATGGAGCCCGGGGCCGTCTCCGGAGAAGAGCCGGAGCATATCCCGTGCTAATGAGCAGGCTTCGTCCAGATACCGCTTCTCAAGGGTCGCTTCGTAGAGAGCAAGAACTCCGGTCAGGAGCGCAGCGTAATCCTCAAGGAAAGCCGCAACCCTGCCTTCTCCCCTGTGGATGCTCCGAAGAAGCCTTCCGCCGGGTATGCGCAAATCCCGGTTGATGCGCGCAAGCGCCGCCTCCGCCGCCACGATGAACCGCTTTCCCCCGCCGGCCGAATAAAGCCGGGCAAGAGCCGCTATCATAAGCCCGTTCCAGGAAGTCACTATCTTTTCGTCCCGGAACGGGCGCACCCTCCCCTCCCGTTCCGCCAGAAGCAGCTTCTGCCAACGCTCTATTTTTTCGAGGAGCCCTGCAACCGTCACCCCCTCCCTCCGGGCAAAGTCATCGGGAGAAACAGGGGCGGAAAGGACGTTAGCCCCCTCGAAATTCCCCCCTTCGCTCACGTTGAAAAAGCGGCAGCAAAGTTCCCCCTCCAATTGGCCGACTATCGACCGGACCTGGGCCGGCGTCCAGACATAGTAACGCCCCTCCTCGCCTTCGCTGTCAGCATCAAGGGCAGAATAAAAGCCACCCCAGGGCGCCGCCAGCTCGCGCAGGACGAAATCGCAGATTTCCTCCGCCATCTCCAGCAGGAAGCCACGCCCCGTGCATTGAAACGCTTCCACAGCCGCCAGGGCAACCAGTGCCTGATCATAGAGCATCTTCTCGAAATGGGGAATCTGCCAGCGGTTGTCGACGCTGTACCGGTGGATACCGAAGCCGATCTGATCGAAGATCCCTCCGCAGCGTATCGCTTCCAGCGTCGTTACGGCCATGGCGATCGCCCCGGAATCTCCGAAACGACGGCTGTAGCGGAGCAGAAATGAAATGTTTAGGGGCATGGGAAACTTGGGGGACTGGCCGAAACCGCCATGGGCCCCATCGAACATGGCGGCAAGCAGGCGCCGCGCGCCATGGAGCGGTTCCTCTCCGGGGATTTCTCCCGGCGCCGCGGCGGACAGACGCCGGAGGCTGTCGAGGATGGCGTCACAGTTGCCCCTTATGAGTTCTCGCCTTGTTTCCCAGACATCGGCGATCCGGCCGAGGATTTCCACAACCCCCGGCATCCCCCCCCGTGAATGTTTGGGGATATACGTGGCCACAAAGAAGGGCTCCCGCTCGGAAGTCAGGCAGACGTTTAGGGGCCACCCGCCGCTGCCGTTCATGAGCTGGGCCACGCGCATGTAGGTTTCGTCAATATCCGGACGCTCTTCCCGATCCACCTTGATGGCCACGAAATCCCGGTTCAGCACTGCGGCGACTTCAGGGTCCCCGAACGATTCATGGGCCATCACGTGGCACCAGTGGCAGGTTGCATAGCCGATGGAGAGAAAAACCGGCCGGTCTTCGGTTCTGGCCCGCTCGAAGGCCTCGTCCCCCCACTCGTACCAGTCCACCGGATTGTCGGCATGCTGCAACAAATAGGGACTAGTAGCGAAAATGAGCCGGTTGAACTCATTTCCGCCATCGGGGGGAAGCGCACTGCGATCCGCCTCGAATATTCGCTTCAGCCTCATATTCTCATCGCTGCCGGCATCCATAGCCATGGGTTGACTCCCTGACACAAGCATTACCAATATCGAAAGTCTACCAGACAACGGGCTCTTCAGCCTTTCACTGAGCGGCCAAAATTGTTAGACTATGACAAATAGAGGAGACAACATGAAGGCAATACCCTTGATCATCGTCCTCATTGCGGCGGGAAGCGCGTTTGCAGCCATAACTACGGTAGGCCGGTTCAGCACGGGCGATATGTCGGGATGGGAAGAGAAGACCCTTCGGGGGAAGAAGAAAAGCGTCTACACCCTTGTGCGGGAAGGGGAACACAACGTTCTGAAGGCGGAGAGCCACGGCTCGGCATCGGGGCTCATCTACCGTATTAAATTCGACTCCCGGCAGAACCCGATACTCCGCTGGTCGTGGAAAGTAAGCGGTACCATGAAGAAGGGCGACGAACAGAGCCGTGCGGGGGACGACTACCCGGCCAGGGTATATGTGGTATTCCCCCGGACCTTCTTCTGGCAGACGAGAGCCGTCAACTACATCTGGGCAAACAGGCTGGCCAAGGGAGCTTCCGTCCCGAACGCCTTCGCGCCGAAGAACATCCGGATGGTGGCGGTGGAAAGCGGCCCGGCCAATGCCGGGAGGTGGGTCGCAGAGGAACGGAACATCCATGAGGATTACGTGAAGCTTTTCGGAGAAGAACCGCCACGGGCCGGGGCAATTGCCATCATGACCGACACCGACAACACCGGCGAAGATGCCGTGGCATGGTACGGCGACATAACTTTATCGGCGAAATGACAAAAGGCGGGGAACACCCCGCCTTTTTCAGTCAAGCCAGCGCAATGGCCCTATCCGAGCATCTTGGCCAACCGGGATTTCTCTTTTTCGAGGCGGGCCTTGCCATCCTCGAATGCCTTGAACAGATCTTTCTTCACGTCGGCGGAGATCTCTTTGCCCCGCTCCAGGATGTCCTGGGTCTTGTCCCCCAGGTCCTCCACCACGTCGGCAACCTTGTCGGTGAAATCCTCGACCATTTCCTCGGCCTCGCTGCGCGCCCGGCGCACGTACTTTTTCACGTCGCGGCGGGTTTTCTTCCCTGACTGGGGCGCAAACAGAAGCGCCGCCCCCGCGCCCAGGATGCCTCCGGCTATGAGCATCAACGCTCCGACCATCACGGTATTGTTTTTTTCTTCGGACATGGATAATCCCTCCTTTCGGGTAATCATCTCTTTCAGATAATAATACCGTACTTCATTGATTCGTCGAGCCGATTTCCGCCCTGAGCCCTTCAAGCACCGCCTGCACCTCGGCAATGGTTTCCTTTGCCTGGGGAGATTTCTCGTATTTGAGATAGAGCTCCAGGTACCTTACGGCGTCTTTCACCCGCTCGTTGTCCATATAGAGGCTGCCAAGGGTGAGATATGACATGCTGAAGGCGGGGTCGAGCCGCACGGCCTCCAGGCACTCACGCTCGGCCTCATCGTGCTCGCCCAGATCGTAGTACAACTCGCCCAGGTTGAAGTGCGCGGCGGCATCGTTCGGATCGAGCTCGACCCCCTTTTTGAAGGCGGCGATGGCCTTTTCGTGCTCATCGAGGCCATACCAGGCATCTCCAAGCCCGTTGTAGGCAAAGACGTTTTCCGGATCGATCTCCAGGGCCTTTTCAAAGGACTTGATCGCCTCCTTCGTCCGTTCAAGACTGTTGTACACAAGGCCGATGTTCACATAGGCATCGGAATTGTCCGGGGCAAGCTCCGCAACCTTCTTGTAGCCGGTCAGGGCCTCTTTGTACTGACCCAACTCGAAGTATATGTCGCCTACGGCGGTAAGGGCATCAACATCCTTGGGTGCGAGCTTCAGCCCTTTACCGTATTCGTTCAGTGCATCCTGGAGCTTCCCCTCTTCGGCAAGGGCTTCCCCCAGATAGAAATACCCTTCGGCATTGCCGGGCTCACTCTCCACGCATTTGCGGAACTGTGCCGCGGCATCCCCATAGTTACCAGTCTCCGCGAGGCTTATACCCTTTGCCAGCAGGTCGTCGTACGTATCCGCCATGCTCTCCTCCTCCACCTGTTATGTTTGCGGCACACTATACCAAAGGAATCCCGGCGATGCCACTTCAACCGTTGCATCAATAACGATTTCCCCCAATTCAGGCCTTTCAATCGGCGGATTCATCCCTTATAATGAAGTCACTTTATTGCAAAGGGCACCGGACATGGGCGAAGAACCGCTGGAAACAACCGGGTTGCGGACACTTGAAGATATCAGCGCACTCATCCTCAAATCCCGCGACCTCCCCGACACTCTCGACAACATCGTTCACCTGGTCGCGAAAAGGATCGGTTCAGAGGTCTGCTCCATTTACCTGCTGGAGGAGGACGGAAAGACGCTGCGCCTGGCAGCCACCAAGGGTCTGTCGAAAACCTCCGTCGGCAAGATAACCATGAAGACAACGGAAGGCCTTTCCGGTCTCGTTGTTGAAGAAAAAGGGATCGTCAGCACCGACAATGCCCCGCTCCACCCCCGCTACAAATACTTCCCGGAAACCCGCGAAGAGCGTTTCCACTCCTTCCTCGGCATCCCGCTCATGCAGCGCGACGACCCCATCGGGGTCATCATTATCCAGGACAGGGAGCGACGCACCTTCCGGCAGGAGGAAGTGAGCACCCTGGCAACCATTGCCTACCAGATCTCAAGCATCGTCACCAACGCCAAGCTGCTGGATTCCATCCGCCAGAAAGAAGAAGAGCGGGAGCGGCTTGAGCGGGAGTTGGAAAAGTTCAAAGCCATCGGAACTTCAGCCGAAGGGGCACGTTCCGCCAATCGCCGCAAACGGGAAAAACGCTCACTTCTTCTTATGGGGATACCGGTTTCGGCAGGCTTCTCCCGGGGCAAGGCCGCAATTATCGACCGCCGGTCCGAGCACGACGGGATCGGCGTAGCAACCACCCGCCCCCGCGCCGAAGAGCGCACCCGGTTTCTATCCGCCCTTGAAAAAGCAAAAATAGAAACCATCTGCATGGAAAAACGGGTAATCGAGCTCCTTTCCAAGGAAGATGCAGCCATCTTCCACACCCACCTGATGATTCTCGAAGACCGGGGGTTTATCGCAAAGATTCTCGACCTTATCGACCAGGATTACGGGACGGCACGGGCGGTGGGCGAGGTGGTGGCCCACTATGTGAATGCCTTCTCCCGCATGGACGATCCTTACCTGAGGGAACGCTCGGCAGACATGGAGGACATCCGCCGCAGAATCATCGCATGCCTGGACGGCTCGGGCAATTCACGGCTCAAGCTCCGGGAGAAAAGAATCCTCATTGCCCAGGAAATACTCCCCTCCGACATGGCGACCCTCGACCACGAGAAAATCCTGGGGATTGTCACCGAAAAGGGCGATGTCAACTCCCACGCCGCCATCATGGCAAAATCCCTAGGCATACCGGCAGTGGTGGGGGTCGAGGGCATCAGGCAGAACCTGGGGCTTCGCGACGAGGTGATAATCGACGGCAACTCCGGGCGCGTCTACATCAACCCGACCACAAAAATAAAAGATGAGTACGAACGGCTGGAACTCGATTTCGGAATCAAGAGGAGAGAACTGGAAGAGCTGCGGAACCTGCCGGCCGTGACACTCGACGGAGTGGAAGTGGCGCTCAAGGCCAACATAGGACTGGTGAGCGACATCCCCATCGCACTCACCAACGGGGCAGAGGGAGTGGGGCTCTACCGGACAGAATTCCCCTACATGACCCGCTCCGCATTCCCCACCCGCAGCGAGCAGTTCACGCTCTACCGCAAAGTGCTGGAAGGTTTTGCCCCCCATACCGTAACCATCCGCACCCTCGACATCGGCGGCGACAAGACCCTCCCCTACTTTCCCATGGCTCAGGAAGACAACCCTTTCATGGGGTGGCGCTCAATCCGGGTCTCCCTGGAGCGGGAGGATATCTTCAGGGTGCAGCTGGCTGGGATTCTCATGGCCTCCCCCTACGGCGAGGCCCGCATCATGTTCCCTATGGTCTCCAGCATCGGGGAAATCTGGCAGATAAGAAAAATTCTTGACGAGGTGCGAGAGGAACTGGAACGGGAGGGGCAGCCCATCGCCCCCGGCATCAGCTTCGGCATCATGGTGGAGTTGCCGGCGGCAGTCCAGACCGCCCACATCCTCATCAACGAAGTCGATTTCTTCAGCATCGGCACCAACGACCTGATCCAGTACACCATGGCGGCTGACCGCAATAATCCAAAGGTCCGGAAATACTACGACCCCTATCAGCCGGCGGTTCTCCACTCCATCAAGCGGGTGGTAGACGTGGCCCTGGCGGCCGGCAAGCCTGTATCCGTCTGTGGCGAAATGGCCGCCGACCCGGTCATGGCCGTTCTACTTCTGGGGATGGGGATCCGCGAACTGAGCCTCTCGGCCCCCTCCATACCGGTGGTCAAGCAGGCTATCCGCTCGGTAAAAGCCGGCACCGCGCGGGAAATGGCGGACCACGCGCTATCCCTGGTCAGCGCCGGAGCCATTCGCACCTACCTGGCAGAGGCCCAGAGCTCTCTGGGGCTCTGACATTCCTGAAACTCTTTTACATGCGGCCATGCATTTAACTCTTCATCAAAGCCCTACGTGGCCCGCAGCGCATCCACGATATTCATCCTCGATGCCCTGAACGCCGGAAGCAGCCCCCCCACCAATCCCATGATGAGTGAAAAAACCAGCGACTTCGAGATAATTTCCAGTGTCAGGGAGAAGGTAAACGCCAGCTCGGAGAAGGTCTGCCAGTTCATGGTGGAAATGGTGACAAGCTGCATGAACGAGGCGAAGAAGAGCCCCACCACGCCCCCCAGCAGCCCCAGGAAGAGCGACTCCAGGATGAACGCCGCAAGGATGCTTCCCCGCTGGAAGCCCAGCGCCCGCAGCGTGCCGATTTCGGTCACCCGATTCGACACGGCTGCGTACATGGTGATCATGGCGCCGATTATGGCCCCAAGGGAAAAGATGACCGTGAGAGTGATGCCGAGAATCTTGAGGAACTTCGCCATGGCCTGCGACTGGTCGGCGTAGAAGGTCACTTCCCGCTTCGCTTCCAGGGTCAGGCGGGGGTCTGACTCCAGCCTCTCCTTCACTTTCGAGAATTCCGACGGGTCCCGCAGCTTGAAAATCATGGAGGAATATACCGGCCGGCGGAAAGCCTGCATCAGCTGGTCCACGTCTCCCCATATCTCGGATGAAAAACCGGTATTCCCCGCATCGAATATCCCCACCACGGTCCAGTCCCGCATCCCGAAGCGAAGAGTCTCACCGATCCCCCCACCCTGGAACCGCTTGGCGATGCTGGCCCCGGCCATTATTTCGGCTGCGCCGGGCCGCGGCATCCGGCCCTGCACGACCCTTACCTGGGGACGCATGAGGAGCGAGCCCTCGCCAACTCCCCGGATGATCACATTGGATGGCTTGCCGCTTCCCCGCTTGGGAAGATTGATGAGTACGACCAGCTCCCTGGACGCAAGGCGCTTTCCCCCTGCCACCGCCACTTCCGGCTGAGTCTCCACGACAGCTGCCTGGGAGCGGTCGATACTGCTCTGCACCTCGGTCTGGGAAGATTTGCGGATCACCACCACATTGTCGTAGGAACCAGTATCCACAAGGGTTTTCCGCAGCCCCTCGGCCAGCATCAGCGTTGCCGCAAAGACGAAAACCACCAGCGCCATCCCCGATGCGGTCAGAACCGTGGTCAGGCGCCGGGTCCAGAGGTTGCGAAAGCTGTATGAGTAAGGGATGCCCATAATTCACAGCCCCCGGAAACGCGGATTTTTCGCAAGGTCAAGGCGAGCGAGGAATTGCGCGGAGACGTACTTTGAGTACGTCGCACAAGCAAAGACGAAGCTCAACGCCAAGATTGCGTAAAAGCCGCGTTTCCTCATCCTATCCTCCTCAGGCCGTCGGCAATCCGTATGGTCGACCCGCGCCATGTGGGGAAGATGCCGGCTACGACTCCCACCACTAGGGCGGCGGCCAGGTCCATCATGATGGTTTGAGAAGTAATGGAAAATACCGGAAAGAACTGGGAGAGCTCCGTCTCGATCCAGTGGGCCGCGGGAAAAGTGAGGGCAACCCCCGCAATTCCGCCGGTCATGGCGATAACGATGGATTCGCCGAAGACGACTCCGGCAATGTGCCACGACCCAAAGCCCAGGGTCTTCAGGGTGGCGTACTCGGCGATCCGCTCCCGGGCCGTCATTGCCATGGTATTGGCCGCAACAACCATGATGATGACAATCACCACGTAGGAGACGATCTGAATGGCAATCAGGATGGCCTCGGTCATGGAGACGAAACCCATCTGGAACGCCTTTTCGGTCTCGGTAAGGGTTTCTGCCAGGGAGTTCTTGAAGATGGCATCAATCGCCAGGGAAACCTCCGCCGCAAGCTCAGGCTTGGTCAGGGCAATAAGGAAGAAAGCCGGCTGGTCGGCCCGGTTGGAGCCGGCCTGTTTGATGGTTTCGTTCAGGTAATCCCAGTGGAAGAGAAGTTGGGTCTCGTCGGTGTTTTTTTCTGCCCCCCGATAGATCCCCCTGATCATGAATTCCCATTGCCCCGAGTAGATGGTCCCCCGCAGCGTCACCAGGTCGCCCACCTTCCAGCCGAAGCGTTGCGCCGTCTTCCGCCCCACGATGCACCCCTTGCGGTCGAGGATAAAGGCCTTTGCCTCGTCGGGAGCAAGGATGTACTCGGGATACATGGGGAGATAGCTTTTGGGATCGATGGCGAAGTTGGGGAAAAAGTTCTTCTCCTCCTTATAGATGCCCCCGAACCAGTTCCCCCAGGAGACATCCTTTACCCCGGGCACCTGGCGGATGCGGTCCTTATAGGAGATGGGAAGCGGAAATGCCAGGGAAATGGCATTGCGGGTGATAAGGCGTGAGGCCGACGACGCTTCCACCCCGGCGTACCAGAGGTTGACCAGTGTCCGCAGAAGGCCGAAGGCCACAATGGCGATGGCCACCCCCACTACGGTTAGGATGGTCCGGAGCTTGTGACGAAAGGCGTTGCGTATGAGTAGCTTGAGAATGAACATGGGAGCTAGCCCGGTCCGCCGGTCAACTCCCCCTTCTCCAGGTGGAGGAGTCGATGGGCCTGTTCGGCCGCCTTGGGATCGTGGGTAACCATGATGACGGTCTTGCCGAATCCGTGAACGAGGCGTTCCATGAGGGCCAGGATCTCTCCGGCGGAAACCCGGTCCAGGTCGCCGGTGGGCTCATCCGCCACCAGTATTTCCGGATCGGTGACCATGGCCCGGGCAATGGCGACCCGCTGCTGCTGCCCCCCCGAAAGCTGCGAAGGGTAATGGTCCATCCGGTCGGATAGCCCCACGAGCGAAAGAACCGTCGCCACATGTTCCCGGCGCTGGCGCCGAGTGAGCCCCGTCAGCAAGAGCGGCAGCTCGACATTTTCGAACGCGGTCAACACCGGAATCAGGTTGTAGAACTGGAAGATGAACCCCACGTTGGCAGCACGCCAGGAAGCCAGTTCGGCGTCGGAAAGGGTGGTTATCTCAACTC
The nucleotide sequence above comes from Geobacter benzoatilyticus. Encoded proteins:
- a CDS encoding thioredoxin domain-containing protein, producing MAMDAGSDENMRLKRIFEADRSALPPDGGNEFNRLIFATSPYLLQHADNPVDWYEWGDEAFERARTEDRPVFLSIGYATCHWCHVMAHESFGDPEVAAVLNRDFVAIKVDREERPDIDETYMRVAQLMNGSGGWPLNVCLTSEREPFFVATYIPKHSRGGMPGVVEILGRIADVWETRRELIRGNCDAILDSLRRLSAAAPGEIPGEEPLHGARRLLAAMFDGAHGGFGQSPKFPMPLNISFLLRYSRRFGDSGAIAMAVTTLEAIRCGGIFDQIGFGIHRYSVDNRWQIPHFEKMLYDQALVALAAVEAFQCTGRGFLLEMAEEICDFVLRELAAPWGGFYSALDADSEGEEGRYYVWTPAQVRSIVGQLEGELCCRFFNVSEGGNFEGANVLSAPVSPDDFARREGVTVAGLLEKIERWQKLLLAEREGRVRPFRDEKIVTSWNGLMIAALARLYSAGGGKRFIVAAEAALARINRDLRIPGGRLLRSIHRGEGRVAAFLEDYAALLTGVLALYEATLEKRYLDEACSLARDMLRLFSGDGPGLHDTGNDADTVLLRGRQAYDGVIPSGNGLAAAGLVRLGRIVDDEQFTKSGEEIVRAFIAGAGSQPTAHLQTLMALDLLLRPVVEVIIAGGGKGELHAMLSEIGRRFVPGLVLKKEPAGIDGMTASVCAAGACRPRVASPGELGRLLDGIIAEIFPASAAGEYREG
- a CDS encoding DUF3047 domain-containing protein, whose product is MKAIPLIIVLIAAGSAFAAITTVGRFSTGDMSGWEEKTLRGKKKSVYTLVREGEHNVLKAESHGSASGLIYRIKFDSRQNPILRWSWKVSGTMKKGDEQSRAGDDYPARVYVVFPRTFFWQTRAVNYIWANRLAKGASVPNAFAPKNIRMVAVESGPANAGRWVAEERNIHEDYVKLFGEEPPRAGAIAIMTDTDNTGEDAVAWYGDITLSAK
- a CDS encoding YtxH domain-containing protein; amino-acid sequence: MSEEKNNTVMVGALMLIAGGILGAGAALLFAPQSGKKTRRDVKKYVRRARSEAEEMVEDFTDKVADVVEDLGDKTQDILERGKEISADVKKDLFKAFEDGKARLEKEKSRLAKMLG
- a CDS encoding tetratricopeptide repeat protein codes for the protein MADTYDDLLAKGISLAETGNYGDAAAQFRKCVESEPGNAEGYFYLGEALAEEGKLQDALNEYGKGLKLAPKDVDALTAVGDIYFELGQYKEALTGYKKVAELAPDNSDAYVNIGLVYNSLERTKEAIKSFEKALEIDPENVFAYNGLGDAWYGLDEHEKAIAAFKKGVELDPNDAAAHFNLGELYYDLGEHDEAERECLEAVRLDPAFSMSYLTLGSLYMDNERVKDAVRYLELYLKYEKSPQAKETIAEVQAVLEGLRAEIGSTNQ
- the ptsP gene encoding phosphoenolpyruvate--protein phosphotransferase; translation: MGEEPLETTGLRTLEDISALILKSRDLPDTLDNIVHLVAKRIGSEVCSIYLLEEDGKTLRLAATKGLSKTSVGKITMKTTEGLSGLVVEEKGIVSTDNAPLHPRYKYFPETREERFHSFLGIPLMQRDDPIGVIIIQDRERRTFRQEEVSTLATIAYQISSIVTNAKLLDSIRQKEEERERLERELEKFKAIGTSAEGARSANRRKREKRSLLLMGIPVSAGFSRGKAAIIDRRSEHDGIGVATTRPRAEERTRFLSALEKAKIETICMEKRVIELLSKEDAAIFHTHLMILEDRGFIAKILDLIDQDYGTARAVGEVVAHYVNAFSRMDDPYLRERSADMEDIRRRIIACLDGSGNSRLKLREKRILIAQEILPSDMATLDHEKILGIVTEKGDVNSHAAIMAKSLGIPAVVGVEGIRQNLGLRDEVIIDGNSGRVYINPTTKIKDEYERLELDFGIKRRELEELRNLPAVTLDGVEVALKANIGLVSDIPIALTNGAEGVGLYRTEFPYMTRSAFPTRSEQFTLYRKVLEGFAPHTVTIRTLDIGGDKTLPYFPMAQEDNPFMGWRSIRVSLEREDIFRVQLAGILMASPYGEARIMFPMVSSIGEIWQIRKILDEVREELEREGQPIAPGISFGIMVELPAAVQTAHILINEVDFFSIGTNDLIQYTMAADRNNPKVRKYYDPYQPAVLHSIKRVVDVALAAGKPVSVCGEMAADPVMAVLLLGMGIRELSLSAPSIPVVKQAIRSVKAGTAREMADHALSLVSAGAIRTYLAEAQSSLGL
- a CDS encoding ABC transporter permease; the protein is MGIPYSYSFRNLWTRRLTTVLTASGMALVVFVFAATLMLAEGLRKTLVDTGSYDNVVVIRKSSQTEVQSSIDRSQAAVVETQPEVAVAGGKRLASRELVVLINLPKRGSGKPSNVIIRGVGEGSLLMRPQVRVVQGRMPRPGAAEIMAGASIAKRFQGGGIGETLRFGMRDWTVVGIFDAGNTGFSSEIWGDVDQLMQAFRRPVYSSMIFKLRDPSEFSKVKERLESDPRLTLEAKREVTFYADQSQAMAKFLKILGITLTVIFSLGAIIGAMITMYAAVSNRVTEIGTLRALGFQRGSILAAFILESLFLGLLGGVVGLFFASFMQLVTISTMNWQTFSELAFTFSLTLEIISKSLVFSLIMGLVGGLLPAFRASRMNIVDALRAT
- a CDS encoding ABC transporter permease, yielding MFILKLLIRNAFRHKLRTILTVVGVAIAIVAFGLLRTLVNLWYAGVEASSASRLITRNAISLAFPLPISYKDRIRQVPGVKDVSWGNWFGGIYKEEKNFFPNFAIDPKSYLPMYPEYILAPDEAKAFILDRKGCIVGRKTAQRFGWKVGDLVTLRGTIYSGQWEFMIRGIYRGAEKNTDETQLLFHWDYLNETIKQAGSNRADQPAFFLIALTKPELAAEVSLAIDAIFKNSLAETLTETEKAFQMGFVSMTEAILIAIQIVSYVVIVIIMVVAANTMAMTARERIAEYATLKTLGFGSWHIAGVVFGESIVIAMTGGIAGVALTFPAAHWIETELSQFFPVFSITSQTIMMDLAAALVVGVVAGIFPTWRGSTIRIADGLRRIG
- a CDS encoding ABC transporter ATP-binding protein — its product is MAEDTPSIVAVRNLSKSYRRGAQTVPVLQDISFDIAPGEFLALMGPSGSGKSTLLNLIAGIDKADSGTIAIGGVEITTLSDAELASWRAANVGFIFQFYNLIPVLTAFENVELPLLLTGLTRRQRREHVATVLSLVGLSDRMDHYPSQLSGGQQQRVAIARAMVTDPEILVADEPTGDLDRVSAGEILALMERLVHGFGKTVIMVTHDPKAAEQAHRLLHLEKGELTGGPG